Proteins encoded by one window of Lathyrus oleraceus cultivar Zhongwan6 chromosome 1, CAAS_Psat_ZW6_1.0, whole genome shotgun sequence:
- the LOC127122163 gene encoding granule-bound starch synthase 2, chloroplastic/amyloplastic → MMLSLGSDATVLPFHAKNLKFTPKLSTLNGDLAFSKGLGVGRLNCGSVRLNHKQHVRAVGKSFGADENGDGSEDDVVNATIEKSKKVLALQRELIQQIAERKKLVSSIDSDSIPGLEGNGVSYESSEKSLSRDSNPQKGSSSSGSAVENQNGGTVFSNYVRSKETETWAVSSVGINQGFDEIEKKNDAVKASSKLHFNEQIKNKLYERPDTKDISSSIRTSSLKFENFEGANEPSSKEVANEAENFESGGEKPPPLAGTNVMNIILVSAECAPWSKTGGLGDVAGSLPKALARRGHRVMIVAPHYGNYAEAHDIGVRKRYKVAGQDMEVTYFHTYIDGVDIVFIDSPIFRNLESNIYGGNRLDILRRMVLFCKAAVEVPWHVPCGGICYGDGNLVFIANDWHTALLPVYLKAYYRDHGLMNYTRSVLVIHNIAHQGRGPVEDFNTVDLSGNYLDLFKMYDPVGGEHFNIFAAGLKTADRIVTVSHGYAWELKTSEGGWGLHNIINESDWKFRGIVNGVDTKDWNPQFDAYLTSDGYTNYNLKTLQTGKRQCKAALQRELGLPVREDVPIISFIGRLDHQKGVDLIAEAIPWMMSHDVQLVMLGTGRADLEQMLKEFEAQHCDKIRSWVGFSVKMAHRITAGSDILLMPSRFEPCGLNQLYAMSYGTVPVVHGVGGLRDTVQPFNPFDESGVGWTFDRAEANKLMAALWNCLLTYKDYKKSWEGIQERGMSQDLSWDNAAQQYEEVLVAAKYQW, encoded by the exons ATGATGCTATCACTAGGTTCTGATGCAACTGTGTTACCTTTTCATGCTAAGAATCTCAAATTTACTCCAAAGTTAAGTACTTTGAATGGTGATTTAGCATTTAGTAAGGGTTTGGGTGTTGGTAGATTGAACTGTGGAAGTGTTAGATTGAATCATAAGCAGCATGTAAGAGCTGTTGGTAAGAGTTTTGGTGCAGATGAGAATGGAGATGGGTCAGAGGATGATGTTGTTAATGCTACAATTGAAAAGAGCAAAAAGGTTCTTGCTTTGCAAAGGGAACTTATTCAACAG ATTGCTGAAAGAAAGAAACTAGTTTCTTCTATAGATAGTGACAGCATTCCTGGATTGGAAGGAAACGGTGTTTCTTATGAAAGCAGTGAAAAATCTCTGTCAAGGGACTCAAATCCACAGAAAGGTTCTTCCAGCAGCGGCAGTGCTGTTGAAAACCAAAACGGTGGCACTGTTTTCAGCAACTATGTCCGTTCTAAAGAAACGGAGACATGGGCCGTTTCATCTGTTGGCATTAATCAAGGTTTTGAtgaaattgaaaagaaaaatgacGCTGTAAAGGCGTCATCTAAGCTACACTTCAATGAACAAATTAAAAACAAGCTGTACGAGAGACCTGATACGAAAGACATTTCAAGTAGCATCAGAACTTCTAGTCTAAAGTTTGAAAATTTCGAAGGTGCGAATGAACCAAGTTCAAAGGAGGTTGCTAATGAAGCTGAAAATTTTGAGAGCGGCGGTGAAAAGCCACCACCGTTGGCTGGGACCAATGTTATGAACATTATATTGGTTTCTGCAGAATGCGCTCCTTGGTCGAAAACAG GCGGGCTTGGAGATGTTGCTGGATCACTCCCAAAGGCTTTGGCTCGGCGTGGACATAGAGTTATG ATTGTTGCACCTCATTATGGTAATTATGCTGAAGCACACGATATAGGAGTACGGAAGAGATACAAAGTAGCTGGTCAG GACATGGAAGTGACGTATTTCCATACTTATATTGATGGTGTCGATATTGTTTTTATTGACAGTCCAATATTTCGCAATCTAGAGAGTAATATATATGGCGGAAACCGATTG GATATTCTAAGGCGCATGGTGTTGTTTTGCAAGGCGGCGGTTGAG GTTCCTTGGCATGTTCCGTGTGGTGGAATTTGCTATGGAGATGGAAATCTGGTCTTCATAGCAAATGATTGGCATACTGCATTGCTGCCGGTGTATCTGAAAGCATATTATCGCGATCATGGTTTGATGAACTATACACGATCAGTTCTCGTGATTCATAACATAGCTCACCAG GGTCGGGGCCCGGTCGAGGATTTCAACACCGTGGATTTATCTGGAAACTACTTAGACCTTTTCAAAATGTACGACCCTGTTGGAGGTGAGCACTTCAACATCTTTGCAGCCGGTTTAAAAACCGCCGACAGGATTGTCACCGTCAGTCACGGTTACGCATGGGAGCTTAAAACTTCAGAAGGTGGTTGGGGTTTGCATAACATCATAAATGAAAGTGACTGGAAATTTCGGGGAATTGTGAACGGTGTCGACACAAAAGATTGGAACCCTCAATTCGACGCTTACTTGACATCAGACGGCTACACTAACTACAACCTGAAAACCCTACAAACCGGCAAGCGTCAATGTAAGGCAGCTTTGCAAAGGGAGCTCGGTTTGCCTGTCCGTGAGGATGTTCCGATAATTTCCTTCATCGGAAGGCTCGATCACCAGAAAGGTGTTGATCTTATAGCCGAAGCGATTCCTTGGATGATGAGCCACGATGTTCAACTAGTCATGTTGGGAACCGGAAGAGCTGATTTAGAACAAATGCTCAAAGAATTCGAAGCCCAACACTGCGACAAAATCCGAAGTTGGGTTGGTTTTTCGGTTAAGATGGCTCATAGGATAACAGCAGGTTCAGATATATTACTCATGCCGTCAAGATTCGAGCCGTGTGGACTGAATCAACTCTATGCGATGAGTTACGGAACAGTTCCTGTTGTACACGGGGTGGGCGGACTCAGAGACACGGTGCAGCCTTTTAATCCGTTCGACGAATCGGGTGTCGGTTGGACATTTGATCGCGCCGAAGCTAACAAGTTAATGGCGGCATTATGGAATTGCTTATTGACTTATAAGGATTATAAGAAGAGCTGGGAAGGGATTCAAGAAAGAGGGATGTCACAGGATCTTAGCTGGGACAATGCTGCTCAACAATATGAAGAGGTTCTTGTTGCTGCCAAATACCAATGGTGA